The Atlantibacter hermannii genomic interval GGGCGGAAAACCGCTGTATTCAACCATTCTCGCGCAGACGCTGGCGAAACAGGAAGCGGAGAAGCAGTCAAAAGCCGCCCAACCGGAGAATACTTGAACGATTTACCAGGGTATTAGATAATGACCAAATAGTTTGGGTGATATCCGTCATACTTCTGGCCGTTTCTGTTCCGGGACCGCCTCCAGGATTCGGTTAATTACCCGAATCGCCGTATCAATGGGAGCAAATAATGAGTGATGACGTAGCGCTGCCTCTGCAATTTACCGATGCAGCAGCCAACAAAGTAAAAAGCCTGGTTGCCGATGAAGAAAACCCGAACCTGAAACTGCGCGTTTATATCACCGGTGGTGGTTGCAGCGGTTTCCAGTACGGCTTCACCTTTGACGACCAGATTAACGAAGGCGACATGACCATTGAGAAACAGGGTGTCGCGCTGGTGGTTGACCCGATGAGCCTGCAATACCTGGTCGGCGGCTCGGTGGATTACACTGAAGGGCTGGAAGGTTCCCGTTTTGTGGTAACCAACCCGAACGCGACCAGCACCTGCGGCTGCGGTTCTTCATTTAGTATTTAAACCGTAATGCCCATAAAAAAAGCCGTGATTGCATCACGGCTTTTTTGTTTTCACGGCCGGTCGTCCAGCGCGAAGGTCGGCAGTTTGAGGTGCCAACGGATCGCCGCCAGCCGGATCCCCAACGTCACGACCATGCCCACCATGCTCGCCTGCTCAAGCCCTATGCCGAAGACATAAAAGGCGTTGGCGTGAACAATGCCGCCGATAATACAGGCGGTGGCGTAAATTTCGGTGCGCAAAATCATCGGCACTTCACGGGCGAGGACATCGCGGATGATCCCGCCGCCGACGCCGGTCAGTACGCCCATACACACCGCGACCAGCGGGCCGGTCCCGGCCATAAAAGCTTTGTTAACCCCGATGCCGACAAATACCGCCAGCCCGACGGCATCCAGCACGGGCAATATCCATTTCGGCAGACGGCGCGGCTGACGCACCAGCACAATGGTCAGCATACAGGTCACCATTGCGA includes:
- the yadS gene encoding putative membrane protein YadS, which encodes MLVYWLDIIGTAVFAISGVLLAGKLRMDPFGVLVLGVVTAVGGGTIRDMALANGPVFWVKDPTDLVVAMVTCMLTIVLVRQPRRLPKWILPVLDAVGLAVFVGIGVNKAFMAGTGPLVAVCMGVLTGVGGGIIRDVLAREVPMILRTEIYATACIIGGIVHANAFYVFGIGLEQASMVGMVVTLGIRLAAIRWHLKLPTFALDDRP
- the yadR gene encoding iron-sulfur cluster insertion protein ErpA; amino-acid sequence: MSDDVALPLQFTDAAANKVKSLVADEENPNLKLRVYITGGGCSGFQYGFTFDDQINEGDMTIEKQGVALVVDPMSLQYLVGGSVDYTEGLEGSRFVVTNPNATSTCGCGSSFSI